The DNA segment CTTGAATCCGGCGCCCGCAAGGGCAATACTGAAGAACAGTTCCGGGCGCACGGCGGCGCGGCAGCCGCCCGTCGCCCGGTTCGTTTGCCCTGACACGAGGGACGGCGCTCGGAAAAGACGCCGCCGCCCGGCAGCCCGCCCGCAAGGAGGAACCGCAGCATGAAGACCACGACGGCGATCGCCCTCGCACTCGTTTTGACGGCGACGCTCGCCGCCGCGCCCGCCGCGGCATGCACCAATTTTCTCGTCACGAAGAAAGCGTCGGCCGACGGCTCGACGATGATCACCTACGCCGCCGATTCGCACGAGCTCTACGGCGAGCTCTACCAC comes from the Candidatus Krumholzibacteriota bacterium genome and includes:
- a CDS encoding C69 family dipeptidase, which translates into the protein MKTTTAIALALVLTATLAAAPAAACTNFLVTKKASADGSTMITYAADSHELYGELYH